CAGCAGAGAGGAAACCCACAGGCCAGAAGCGAGGCAGTGAAGCCTGAGGAAAGAGATGACCATAAACGCCCAATCACTGTATCTAAGAAGTCAGGAGCTGCAGAAGCCATTCAACAACGGGATGTCCAAAGtccagagctcagagctcacacAGCTGCTCAGAGTGGAATGTGGGCATAAAGGAGAAATGAGGCCAGAAGCCTTTTAGGAAAACCAGAGAAAATCCTCAGGCTCTAGGATTGGATGAAGACTTCTCACACTGAGCATCAAAAGCAAGGccagagtgctggagagatgtcgCACGGAGGTTCTAGGGCCGAGTCCACTCACACGGGGACATGAGCATCTGCAGAATCCGGGATATTTTGCTATCCTGGAAGTACTGGAATCAATCTCCTGCAGACATTGATGAATAACTctgtacccacccccacccccacccccggaaaCTCTTCCCTGTGGACCGAACAGCAGGAGCCTGAGTGCTCAGAACAGCGTTTTTTcccagcccagtgcctgtggatAGCGCATTTGCATAGATGGATCACTCAAGTCATGTGCAGTGTGTACATCTCAAGAGGCTTCAGCCAAGGCAGCCGAGGACGAGAGGGCAAGCGGAGGTCAGTCTGGCCACCAGTGCCAGTAGGCACAAGGGAATGTGGAGTCTCAGCAGCTGGCCAACGCCTGCTCCTGAGGGCACCTTCATGTATGTGAATCCAAGCAGTGAGCTTCTAGCATGGACATACCTTCCACAGGCACTTCGGCTGTGCCGTGCGGGATTCCATTATAATGAAATGGAACTATGAAAACCACCAGGCGTAATCAATAAGAGGTGGGGCAGAGGACAGGAATGTCTCTCCAAGCAAGACTTAGAAAGAGCAATGGAAATAAGGAATGAAGATAAGTTTTAATGGGCTGGGGGAGTAAGGCCAGGTCTAAACTGACAGACGAAAGGCTCTGTGCCGTGGCTGGATGAGAAAGGCCTTCACAGGCTCATGTTTGAGTGCCTGGTCCAGGGAGTAGAAATGTCTGGGAAGGATTAAGACaagtggtcttgttggaggtgtgccactgggtgcaggctttgaggtttcaaaaggcttGTGCCATTCCCAGcgggctctctgcctcctgcttgtggatagAGATGTGAACTCCAGCCACCTGTTGCCATGCCTCCCCTCCGCCAGCATGGACCCCAAGCCTCTGCAACTGCGAGCCCAATTCATCTTTCCTTGTCAATCCCCTTAGTCAAGGTGTCTGTCTTATCACAAAAGGAAAGTaacggagctggagagatggctcagaggttaagagcaccgactgctcttccaaaggtcctgagttcaattcccagcacccacatggtggctcacaaccatctgtaatgagatctggtgccctcttctgtatacataataaataaatctttaaggaaaaaaaaaaaggaaaggaactaAGACACGCTGTGGCCAGGAGGCTGCTGGATAGCCTCACAGAATAAGGCATCTCAGAGGAAGTGGGGTGCTGCTGCCAGAGGGGAAGACACCCTGGTTAACTTCATCAACTCCACACAGCCTGGAATCGTGACACCAACTGCCTGGATCAGCCTGGCCTGAAAGAGAAATTAAGGCACAAATCCTCTTAAATATAGCATGGGAGTCTACTCAGCACATAAGCATGTAGACCAGCCTAGCAGGGGCTTGGAGGAAcaaagctgtgtccccagcctagGGGGATTAAGGACCCTAAAGTGGGACCAAATACAGGCTCAGAAGCAATGTTGGGTCTAGGAACACATGGCCCCTGAAGGTTGCTTGCATCCTTCACAGGCCATGGTGGCCCAGAGGAGTGCTGCCCTGGCCCACAAGCagcaaatgataaaagggctgtgTGAAAAGCTGTCTCAGCAAAGCTGTATCCTTGACCCTTGGCCTTGAAATTAAATAGCCATGTGATGCTTCTCTTTTGACTTCTTTCCAACTATTAAAAACCACAAACCCTTCTTAGGCCACAGGACCCAGCCCGCTGTCCAGTGTGCAGACTCTCTTCTCTGGGACCAAGCACCTCAGTGCTCATGAGGCAGAACAAGGTACGCTCCTGTTACAGGAGAGCATGCCCTGCTCCATGTGCCCCTGCAGACAAGCAAGGCTGCATGGCTGCAGGTGTCCACACGGTGCCCGAGaatgacactgggtgtcttcctctagtGCTCTCCATCTAGAGCAGACCTTGAGGAGCCCCAAAGGTCACCCtttaggctaggctgactggccagcaagctcctgcGACCTGCCTTGGTCTGCTACTCCAGTACTAGGGTTACAGGCGTGTTCTGTATGTATGGGTGGGtacttgaactcgggtcttctgttTTCACAGCTGCTCCTGCTCATCAAGCATCCCCCCAGGCCAGGACTGTTTCTGCTGGAGCTGGTCTGGAACATCGTATGGAAAGTAGGCAGAGCTGGGTGAGCCCTCTAATTACCATGAGCCACGTCATTTGAGcagcgcgcgcacgcacgcgcacacacacacgcacgcacgcacgcacgcacgcacgcacgcacgcacacaggctGAATGTCGTAAGAGCAGCTCTGGAGGCCGCCGCTGAACATTCCAGAAAGCTTTGCAAAGTTTGTCTTTATtgatgctgtgttcagttgaGTCCCTGCTGTTCTGCAGTGTGTGCAGAGTTCAAATCAAAGCAACGGACCCACAACATCACCAGTCACTCCCTGTAAAACAAGGCCTGGCCAAGGTCCCGTCCCATACGCTCTGAAGCAAGGTGCTCCAGCACCAATGCCATGCCTGCTTCCCTGGCATGTACGAAGTACATGCAGCTCTGCTCGGCCAGACTGAGGCCCTCACCGTGTGTGGCTCCCTGAGTACAGAGCACCAGCACCAGCTGACTCTGCCCCACAACAGCAAGCAGCCACGTGTGAGTGAGCCCACAGCAATGGCGTGGAGGCAGGTCCCGCCCGCAGGCCTCCCTGGGGAAGCTCTGCAGACAGCACCGTGGGCACTGACAGACGGACACTGGTGCTGCAGGTCAGTGTCTCCTTCAATGTGAAGGAGCTTCCACACCCTACGGAGTAGAATCATTAGCTAGGCTAACACACCGCATGTCTTCCCTGCAACCAGGAGGCTGTGACAGACCACTGTGGAGCTAGTGGTGGGGACCGAGCTGCCATGACCCCCTCCTTATGGATGAGCCAGGCAGGAGAGTGGCCCATGAGGCCTCAGGGCTGAGAGCTGCTGCCAAGCCAAGGTCAGCAACTGAGGGCTGACTGCCCTGGGCACGCCTTCTTGGTCTGTTCTGGGGACGCTGGGAGGGGGCTCCTCTGTCGCTTCTTCTTCAGCTGCTGCTGGAGTcgctcctccttcttcttcagatAGGAGGTCATGTTGTCAAAGGTGGCCTTATAAAGGCTGCGGAAGCCATCATCGGCACCAACAGAGCCTAGGACAAGGACAGATGCCAGGTGAAGTGACTTGGAACATGGCCCAGCACTATTTCTTCACAGGATGGCCTTGAGGAGGCTCACGTGACCCTAACACCTGGGATCCATATTTGGGCTGGACCACAGACTGTGGTGAAGGGAAGGGgtagaggtggggaggagggacaaGGTCTTGGCTGACATCTTGTCGGCTCCTTCCTGCTCACTGACAAAGCCAGCTGCAGGTCCTGAACAGGGGGCAGCACACAAGTGAGGCCTGAGTCCTCCAACCACCTGCTGAGCAGGGATGGCGCCTGCCCCAGGGGAACCTGAGACCAGCCAGTGTCGGTCAACACCAGTGGCTGGGTAGGCAGCCTACAGAGCCCACAGGGACGACAGCAGGGTGTGACTCTGGGTGGTGACAGCATGCAGACTTCCTTGTTAATCTAACGTGCCACTGGCCCACCCTAGTGAGGGCGTACCCTAGTGAGGGCGTACCCTAGTGAGGGCTGTACCCTAGTGAGGCACACCCCAAGGACAGTCAGCAGGCATGCCAGAGAGAGCGCCCCTGTGTCACCCTACCTACAGCTGGGTGTGGTCCCCTGGCCTCTAGCAGCCAAGGCCACTGCTCAGGACACCCAGGCTAGTACGGTTCTCCCTACCCTACCCATATCTTAGAAGTGAGCCAGGCTCTGGCTTGAGCCTGCACCAGGAAACCCTCCACAGAAGCAGACTAAGCCCAGAGGGCAGCCCAGGCTGAGAAAGGGGAACTACAGTgggaggccagcaagatggctcagcaggaaggtGCCAGCCGCCAACCCTGCCAACCTGAGCTTCATCCCACATTAAAGACTCTGAAGAGGCTGTCTCCGAGGCACAAGGATTACACTTAGAAAGCTAGTCAGGAGTTCCTAGGGTGACCAGCCCAGGTCCACCCTCAAGGACTGCTGCAGAGGCAGACTGGACAGATACAGAGGACACAAACCTTTGCCCACCTCACCCTGGCTACTTTCATGTCCACTCCACAGAAGCTGGAGTCGTTCTGAAAGAAGAGACTCAACCGAGACAGCGCCCCACTAGACTGCCTGGTGACGAGTGAGCCTGCGGGCTTCAGAGGGCGTTTGGATCACAGCTGGCGCGAACAGCCCCGAAAGCAAGTTTCAGATCGGATCCTGTAGACTTTAGGAACCCTAACTTCTAAGGAGAATTTCCCGAGTGATCATTGTTCATGAAGGACCTGGTCTTTTATGGGTGCTCCTGCCTGGGTGAGCGCTCTGTCCAGTAACTACAGCAGCGACGGAGCGCTGGACTTTGCATGTCACTGTTTCTCGGCCGCGGCAGCGCTCCTTCCTCTAAGCATGCTAGCCAGCCTGCAGCTGCTCTGGCTGGGAAGGCCTTCCCTTGTGCCTGTGTCTTATCTGCACTGCAGACCTAACAGAGTTCTCACCTTCCAGCATGGCCCAGCTCTCACGGAGATGGCTGCAGAGTCTCTGGGACACAGCACCTTCAGGAACAGCCTGCAGGTGACAAGCAGGGTCAGGACCAGAGCCCAGAGATGGCAGGCAGAGGCCTGGCAGGGCCCGTCCTCAGGCACAGGCTCCCTCTCTCTAAGGCTAGTCCTAGAAAAGCCTTCAGCCCAAGGAGCTGAGCACACGAAGCCGAAGCTGGCCAAGAGTTCCTGGTGCTGTCCCACCTCACCCACAGCCCCATGGGACTGGCAGGGATGTCGTCCTCACACTGCGGCTTCCACCCCACCAGTACTCAGCAAAGCCCctggcacagggcctgcacacaGGAAGAGCACACCCACACCAGGTCCAGTGCACCAGGTCCAGTGCTGGCTTCACCAGTATGGGATGGGCTGTCAGATAAGGATCCATCACTAATGGCAAATGAACTCCCCCCGCCGCACAAGGGAACCACTGCCCAAACCAGCACTCAGTCACAACTGCCTCAGGGTACATCAGGGTACAGCCTTAGGACCTAGATGTGATCAAACTGGATGGTTCAAGGCTGTAAGAACATCACAGCTCCCATCTACCAAACCCTGCCACCCCCCACCCAAACAGCAGGCTCAGAACATGGAGATGCTGCACTCTCACCTGCCACTGGCCACCCACAGGCCTCCAGAGCACTAGGGGAGTGTCACGACAGTCCTGCAGAACCCACAGCCCCTGCGTCTCCTCAAACACGACATCCCACACTCGATGAGGGAAAGTCAGCTTCTGTCTGAACCCCAGCTGCTGTCTGCTGGCATCAAGCTGGAAGATGAAGACCACAGGAACGCTTtccaggagagagagactggtcaCCACTGCAACTACGGGCTCCCAGTCGCATTCCATAAAGCACAGCTTAGCACCAGGCCTGCCTCGACCACCCTGAAGaccctgccaactgagccacCCAGACCCTGGGAGATGCACGTGTTTGCTGGCTTGAATTCTGGGGCAACTTGTTTTACAGCAAGACCGACCCATACAGGACAAAGAGTAAAACGGTCACTCGGTCCGAAGTACATAGACCAGCAGGGTTCTCAACCTATGTGGGTCACGACGCCTTTAGGGGTCAAACGACCCTCTCACAGGGGGTGCCTAAGACCaagggaaaacacagatgttatCTACATTATGacttgtaacagtagcaaaattacagttatgaagcagtaaTGACAATTTTATGATGGGGGAGTCACCACCACATGgcaaagggtcgcagcatcagaaaggttgagaaccactggtctagagaggAGGCCAGCCTCCGAAacgtttctctcccttctccaaaTCTATGTTCTCATTTCTAAGGAGAGCTATCCTAGGGGGAAATGCAGAGCACCAGAGATCTACCCTGGCACTGAAAAAGGGGAGAAGGACCCCCTCAATTACAGCCTGCCCCTCAATCTGCGCCATGGCGTCAATTCTCAGGCAGCTTCCAGCAGGATCAGTTCTGAGCGGAACTGCCCCGTGGAAGCTCCTGCAACTGTTCCGTCATGCACAAGCTCCCAGCTGCCCTTTAAGCCAATTCCGTAGAAGGGGCTACGAGAggaccccagcccctccctgaagAGTACTCGGCAGAGTTAACGCCGCCCACGTTTTCGTCATTTGAAGACACAGCCGCAGGCCACTGACAGCGAAACTTGTTGTCTTACCACTCACACAGAAGCACCACACAGCTCTCTTGTTCCCAGAATGCAATCCTGGATGCGGCCAACCCCTGCAAGAAAAAGCACTGCTTAATCAGGCTCTGCTGCCAGGTCACCTATGCCCTTCTCAGGTCAGCAGAGGGGAAGGCAACAGGCATCCTAGTTCCCTCAATGCCAATGCAGGGCAAAGAGGACCCAGGAACATTCTGGAATCAGTAGGAGGGTAGCAGCTAACACCCCTGTCCTCACATGACAGAAGTGTGTGACTCTGGCTCTCCTTGCAGGCCAGTGATCTGCCTCCAAAGCAACAGAAGAGCTGGGGAAGAGGGACTGTAATCAAGAGACAACTGGCCTATGGGTTTCCATGCTTCCCAGGTCAGGGGGTGATAACACTAAGAAGCTTCTAGAAGTCCCAAGTTTCACATGGAAAAAAGCAGCTGCTGCTCTTTGGCTGGCCTGGCAAAGGGCAGATGCCATGCCACCCAATTTTAAGACAGATGAGCAACCTGGGAACATTCTTGATGCCAGAAAAAGCATGGGTACAGCAGGCGCCAAGAGGCACTCCATGGACACAGAGAATGCTGGGTGTCCCCAACACTGACAAACACAGGTAAGGCTCTCTGCCAACATCATTTTTTTCACATCCTCCTGTGAGTCAGCCTCTGTACACATACAAGGTGAGATGTGACCAGGCACCTTCAAAACTGGACATGCTGGGTGTGCTTCTCCAAACTGGAAGAAGTCAGACACTGACAGAGGACTTCCCCACAAGcagagcaggggggggggggggtgcttggCAGGCGCTCCAGTACCAGAGATGAGCACGGAGTTACCTTGTGGCCCTGATGCTCTGCAGGCTCCTGCAGGCTGGCCAGGTCACAGCACTGCAGCTGGCGGCCACTTCTGTACTCCCAGAGTCGCAGGGTGCCATCCTGTGCACAGACAGAGGGTTAGCAGGGGGGCTCACGAGACCTGTCCCAGAAGCAAGAGAGGGGAGTGGACACACAGGACACTGAGCATGGCTGGCTGTGGCCAGCATCCCCACTGACATCTGGCGCTCCCTTATCTCCCTGTAAAGTACCGTGAGCTAACCAACTGTGCCATGGAGCACCAAGGAAAGCTGCTGTGAAGAAAGGCCAATCAAGACACCCTGCCCATGCACAGCGGACCAAAGAACCAAGAGGGCCAGATTCCCCTGCTAAGCAAAGTCCACTTAGAAGGCCTGCTGTGCTGGATCCAGGCagtcaaaagcacacacacacacaaactatataCACAGCTGTGGAGAAAGGGGCCACTCCAAGAGCCAGGAAGAAGCTCCCTCTAGTGGCCACCACAGACATACTTGGTACCCTAGCTGGGCTATTCTCCCCGCAGTGACGGCCCCAGCAAGCACAACACTTACCCCAGAGGAGGAAAGCAGCAGCTCAGGATGACTGGGCACAACAAAGATGCGGCTCACAAACCTGTGGGCAGCGAAGAGAAGTCACCGGAACGTGAGAGGGTGTCTCGCCCTGCTCAGAAAAGGCAAACACTGCAGACCCGACCCAGCCCAGCAGGTCTGAGGACATGGCTGGGCACTTTTGAGTCTCCAACACTACATCTGGACCAGGGGGGGCAGGGCCCAGTTCTGCTGTGGAGTGCTGCAGAACACACAGCTCTTCAAAGGGTGCTACCTCACTCTGCCCACACACCTGCCTCCATCTAAGATGCCTACATTCAAGGACACCGGTCACCATGAGTCTTGGAGACAGGGCACAGGGAGGAGGAAAACCACTGATTTGCAGTCAGAACAGACCCCAAGGGACCTCTATGTGGCCAGTCCAGTACTCTAAGGAACAcagactttttgtttttcaaaacagggtttctctgtgtagttttggtgcctgtcctggatctcgctctgtagaccaggctggcctcgaactcagagatccgtctgcctctgcctcctgagtgctgggattaaaggcctgtgccaccactgcccggcctaggAATCCAGACTTCTATCCACCATTCTCAACCCATCCCCATGGCCTCTAACTGCACAGGACAGGGACAACCACTCTGCCACCCACGCTGCCACCAGAAGTGCACCTGAGCAAGCTGGCTCTCAAGGAATCCCACCCCTACCCTGCAGTCCTGCGGCCATGAACACGGCTGCAGCCCCTGCCACGAAGCAAGGCTGCTCTTTTATCAGCTCTTAACAGAGACCTCAAGTCATCATTCACAGACCCAGGACTCCTATGACATGGTGGCCTGGATGGCTCCCTTCATCCCCATCACCCACCACACCAATAGCAAGCCACCACCCTGCAGCTGGCCTTTGACCAACAGTTGCCATCTCTTTCTTAGGTCACCCAAGAGGAATAATCTGTGAGCACTCTACAGGCCCAAGTCACCCCAAGTTCTCAGCAGGTAAGTGGGAACTAGTCTCCACAAGTCTGAACTGAACAGAACCGTCGTCATATAAAAGGCCACAGAGGGGTTCCATCTCTGGCACTGCAGAATCCAAAAGGCTAACAGGAACTGTTCACACTGAAGTCACGGTATTCAAGTGACAGATTCCGGCAGAGGGTCGAGGGGAAAGCCCCCAAGGAAGCGGGCAGCATCAAGCAGAAAGCgaggaagaggggcagagggCTGCCTCCCAAGCACCACTCCTGTCCCAAGAATCAACACCCGTCAGGATCCTGAGGCGGGAGTGTGCGCAGCTGGGCTGAGGCTCAGCAGAACTCACAGTGACAAGGACATGACTGAGGTGACAAAACTCAAGTCCTGGAGGATGGGACAACTAGAAGCCCGACTACACTGTGGTAAGGTACGAGGTGAGCAACACCAGCCTTCTCTCCAGGGCGAACTTCTACATCCCACTCAAGAAACTAAGAACCACAGTTGCTCAGAACTGAATTTAAGTCCTTCAGGTTTCCCACTGTCTGCAATAACGCCCTTCCTGTTCTGAACAGCACACCATTCATCAATGCCAGGAGAGCACAGGCGGACAGACCCTGGGGGTCCAGTCACTAACTCCCAACAGCCCAAGTGCCTAAAGAACACTCCTCAGTCTCCTCCCGACTATCTGCAGCCACCAGGCCCTGGTCACCGGGCCCAGAAAGAGTTTTCAATGTAAGATTGTAGAAATGGGCTAAGGAGCAACAGCCCAGGAGATAAGTCCAGAGCACCTGCGTCACACAGCCT
This DNA window, taken from Peromyscus maniculatus bairdii isolate BWxNUB_F1_BW_parent chromosome 21, HU_Pman_BW_mat_3.1, whole genome shotgun sequence, encodes the following:
- the Wdr4 gene encoding tRNA (guanine-N(7)-)-methyltransferase non-catalytic subunit WDR4 translates to MASSAGLALRGQTLVVRGGSRFLAISTASSDDDCIFTYDCSAAEKKSAPEDKGEDGQPVDKGSDTILASTFSKSGSYFALTDDSKRLILFRTKPWQCLSVRTVVRRCTALTFTASEERVLVADKSGDVYSFSVLEPDGCGRLELGHLSMLLDVAVSPDDQFVLTADRDEKIRVSWAAAPHSIEAFCLGHTEFVSRIFVVPSHPELLLSSSGDGTLRLWEYRSGRQLQCCDLASLQEPAEHQGHKGLAASRIAFWEQESCVVLLCECVPVVFIFQLDASRQQLGFRQKLTFPHRVWDVVFEETQGLWVLQDCRDTPLVLWRPVGGQWQAVPEGAVSQRLCSHLRESWAMLEGSVGADDGFRSLYKATFDNMTSYLKKKEERLQQQLKKKRQRSPLPASPEQTKKACPGQSALSC